One part of the Dyadobacter sp. 676 genome encodes these proteins:
- a CDS encoding AAA family ATPase: MEFSMKETIFVGPNNSGKTTAMDALILFLKARHKFTTRDFTISNWRSINDIGYVWANEAEFAKLDLRMDQWEQYLPTLDVWLNVSSKEVHYVSHLIPTLEWTGGVLGIRLRFEPENLLDLYNEFSTQYNNSKKVSNAKKKEGKINLWPKDLWDFLDKHLGKFFTVRTYLLNPELHESPQKLESTNLPLDIDAFNGLIKVDIINAQRGFSDPNSELADASTTNKTLSSQLRSYYDKHLNPAINPTEADLSALEMIYNAKESFDDNLKQSFAAPLKELEFLNYPGFGNPKIKLSTIINTVEGLSHESAVQYFLDESMLDLSLPEKYNGLGYQNLISIIFKLIRFRDEWMQVGKGIKTASGESDFSFEPLHLVLIEEPEAHLHAQVQQVFIKQAFNTLRRHDNLSDNNFTTQLVISTHSNHIAHEVDFNCLRYFKRQIEHGKSLHTSKVVNLSRTFGDETETTKFAIRYLKTTHSDLFFADAVIMVEGPAERMLIPYFIKHHTKMSNCYISILEIGGSHAHTLKPLIESLGIISLIITDIDSIDPENHNSKVPPRTSKGLQVGK; the protein is encoded by the coding sequence ATAGAGTTCTCAATGAAAGAAACAATTTTCGTTGGGCCTAATAACAGCGGAAAGACAACAGCGATGGACGCGCTGATTCTATTCTTAAAAGCGCGGCATAAATTCACAACTCGAGATTTTACCATCTCAAACTGGCGCTCGATCAATGATATTGGCTACGTATGGGCAAATGAAGCAGAGTTCGCCAAACTTGACTTGCGGATGGATCAATGGGAGCAGTATTTACCGACATTGGACGTATGGCTCAATGTCAGTTCAAAAGAGGTTCACTATGTTAGTCATTTAATACCGACCCTTGAATGGACAGGCGGCGTGCTAGGGATCCGGCTACGATTTGAACCAGAAAATTTACTTGATTTATACAACGAATTCAGCACACAGTATAATAATTCAAAAAAGGTAAGTAACGCCAAAAAAAAAGAAGGAAAAATAAACTTATGGCCAAAAGACCTTTGGGATTTCCTAGATAAACATCTCGGAAAATTCTTTACTGTAAGAACATATCTACTTAATCCGGAACTACACGAATCGCCTCAAAAGCTTGAATCGACAAATCTGCCATTGGACATAGATGCCTTTAACGGGCTTATAAAAGTTGATATTATAAATGCGCAACGAGGATTTTCCGATCCGAATTCCGAATTAGCAGATGCATCTACTACCAACAAAACTTTATCCAGCCAGTTAAGAAGTTATTATGATAAGCACTTGAACCCAGCCATTAACCCTACGGAAGCGGATTTGAGTGCATTGGAAATGATCTATAATGCTAAAGAATCCTTTGATGACAATCTAAAACAAAGTTTTGCGGCTCCACTTAAAGAGCTTGAATTCCTAAACTACCCCGGCTTTGGGAACCCGAAAATAAAGCTCTCAACCATAATCAATACTGTCGAAGGATTGAGTCATGAATCCGCAGTGCAATATTTTCTGGATGAAAGTATGTTGGACCTCTCGCTGCCAGAGAAATATAATGGACTGGGCTACCAAAATCTTATATCCATTATATTTAAACTAATCCGGTTTAGGGATGAATGGATGCAGGTTGGAAAGGGAATTAAGACGGCATCAGGAGAGTCCGATTTTAGCTTTGAACCATTGCACCTAGTCCTGATCGAAGAGCCTGAAGCACATTTACACGCACAGGTCCAACAGGTTTTTATCAAGCAGGCCTTTAATACTCTGCGGCGGCATGATAATCTAAGCGATAATAATTTCACCACCCAGCTAGTCATTAGCACACATTCAAATCACATAGCACACGAAGTCGATTTCAACTGCTTGCGATACTTTAAGAGGCAAATTGAGCATGGGAAGAGCCTGCACACTTCGAAAGTTGTCAATTTATCCAGGACGTTCGGTGATGAAACTGAGACTACTAAATTTGCCATTCGATACCTTAAGACAACACATAGTGATCTTTTTTTTGCTGACGCGGTAATTATGGTTGAGGGCCCAGCAGAACGCATGCTGATTCCCTACTTTATTAAACACCACACTAAAATGAGTAATTGCTACATCTCCATACTGGAAATCGGAGGCAGCCACGCTCATACTTTAAAACCGCTTATCGAGAGCTTGGGGATAATAAGTCTAATCATAACGGATATTGATTCAATTGATCCGGAAAATCATAATAGTAAAGTGCCCCCCCGAACTTCGAAAGGGCTTCAAGTCGGGAAATGA
- a CDS encoding UvrD-helicase domain-containing protein: MVQVAPNSIDDTVDDVIYDCLTPSAPKSFFLFAGAGSGKTRSLVNVLTKFKLNHGNRFRLLRKKVAIITYTNAAADEITHRLDHDDIFVVSTIHSFSWELVKNFTHDIRYWLKFNLSEEIKILEEEQSKSRNLNNKTSIARALRIDSKKKRLVHLDNVVRFTYNPNGDNITKDSINHAEVISMTASFIQSKPLMQDILTCKFPIIFVDESQDTKKELVDALFTLQHAKRDCLTLGLFGDTMQRIYSDGKENLGTELPADWLQPAKKMNHRSSKRIINLINDIRKNVDDQKQIPRTEQRDGYVRFFIAKRGSDKSAIEENVCSEMASVTADQLWTTDTIDTKFLILEHHMAANRLSFMEFFEPLYRVDRFKTGLIDGSLSSISLFTKIILPLYDAHKRGDQFSIARIVKANAPSLTREALLASVNQVDEIDMMGKKVRNLLDLWEGGRDPKLIEIAKEVYNSSLFQISDNLSLVISKEARVNALAKEKLHDAADDEEEEVDDDLLVALGNALQAPFSCIINYHKYISEKSKFGTHQGVKGLEYPRVMVIIDDDEARGFMFSYDKLFGTKDLSETDKKNLEDRKESGIDRTRRLFYVACSRAKESLAIVAYSDNPEMLKSNILKFGWFHAGEVSVME, encoded by the coding sequence ATGGTACAGGTTGCACCCAACAGCATCGATGATACGGTTGATGATGTAATATACGACTGTCTGACACCATCGGCTCCTAAAAGCTTTTTTCTGTTTGCGGGAGCCGGATCTGGGAAAACAAGGTCGCTAGTTAACGTTCTAACAAAATTCAAACTTAACCACGGCAACAGATTTCGTCTGTTGAGAAAGAAAGTTGCAATCATAACTTACACAAATGCTGCTGCTGACGAAATCACTCATCGACTAGATCATGATGACATATTTGTTGTCAGCACTATCCATAGCTTTTCCTGGGAACTGGTTAAAAACTTTACGCATGATATACGCTATTGGCTCAAATTCAATCTCAGCGAGGAAATCAAGATTCTTGAGGAGGAGCAATCAAAAAGCCGAAATCTCAACAACAAGACCTCCATTGCTCGAGCCCTCAGGATCGATTCTAAAAAGAAACGACTAGTGCATCTTGATAACGTAGTGAGGTTCACCTACAACCCCAATGGAGACAATATTACAAAGGACTCTATAAACCATGCTGAGGTAATCAGTATGACGGCAAGCTTTATTCAGAGTAAGCCGCTGATGCAAGACATATTGACATGTAAATTTCCAATAATCTTTGTCGATGAAAGTCAAGATACAAAGAAGGAACTAGTAGATGCGCTGTTTACATTACAACACGCTAAGAGAGATTGCCTTACACTCGGATTGTTTGGGGATACCATGCAGCGAATCTACTCCGATGGGAAGGAGAACTTAGGCACTGAACTTCCTGCCGACTGGCTTCAACCAGCAAAGAAGATGAATCATCGGTCAAGTAAGCGTATTATCAATTTAATCAATGACATTAGAAAGAATGTTGACGATCAGAAACAGATACCAAGGACCGAGCAAAGAGACGGATATGTTAGATTTTTTATTGCGAAGCGAGGTAGCGATAAATCCGCGATCGAAGAAAATGTGTGCTCGGAAATGGCGTCGGTGACTGCAGACCAGCTTTGGACGACCGATACTATTGATACAAAGTTCTTAATTCTGGAACACCACATGGCGGCGAATCGCCTATCTTTCATGGAATTCTTTGAACCACTCTACAGAGTCGACAGGTTTAAAACTGGATTAATTGACGGTAGTTTATCGAGTATAAGCTTGTTCACTAAAATCATACTTCCTCTGTATGACGCACATAAACGTGGCGATCAGTTTTCAATAGCAAGGATTGTGAAAGCAAATGCGCCTTCTCTAACGCGAGAGGCCTTGCTAGCAAGTGTGAATCAAGTCGACGAGATAGATATGATGGGTAAGAAAGTGCGAAATTTGTTGGACTTGTGGGAAGGAGGCAGAGATCCGAAATTGATTGAAATCGCCAAAGAAGTTTATAACTCATCCTTGTTTCAAATCTCGGATAATCTTTCTTTGGTTATATCGAAGGAAGCAAGAGTAAACGCATTAGCAAAGGAAAAATTACACGATGCGGCGGACGACGAGGAGGAAGAAGTAGATGATGATCTGTTAGTCGCGTTGGGAAACGCACTACAGGCCCCATTTTCATGTATCATAAATTATCATAAATACATTTCCGAAAAGTCGAAGTTTGGAACACATCAAGGTGTCAAGGGATTAGAGTACCCTCGCGTCATGGTAATAATTGATGACGACGAGGCCAGAGGGTTTATGTTCAGCTACGACAAATTGTTCGGAACAAAAGATCTTAGCGAAACAGACAAGAAAAATTTAGAAGATCGTAAAGAAAGCGGTATCGACCGGACAAGAAGGCTCTTTTACGTTGCCTGCAGCCGCGCCAAAGAGAGCCTCGCTATCGTCGCCTATTCAGATAACCCTGAAATGCTAAAAAGCAATATATTGAAATTCGGCTGGTTTCACGCGGGTGAGGTTTCAGTTATGGAATAA
- a CDS encoding IS66 family insertion sequence element accessory protein TnpB, with protein sequence MDQSEEMFKLVRQWRKSGLSQSEFCKLHGMTVAKFGYWVGKEKLVEKATGFVRISAQRSAMDNAYEVIYPNGVQVNYQGGDLTVLSELIRLY encoded by the coding sequence ATGGATCAGTCAGAAGAAATGTTCAAATTAGTGAGACAATGGCGTAAAAGTGGCCTGAGCCAAAGTGAATTCTGCAAGTTGCACGGCATGACAGTAGCTAAATTTGGCTATTGGGTCGGAAAGGAAAAGTTGGTTGAAAAAGCGACGGGTTTTGTTCGTATATCCGCCCAGCGTTCGGCCATGGACAATGCTTATGAAGTCATTTATCCAAATGGCGTGCAGGTAAATTATCAGGGCGGTGATCTGACGGTGCTCTCTGAGTTGATCCGGCTTTACTAA
- the tnpB gene encoding IS66 family insertion sequence element accessory protein TnpB (TnpB, as the term is used for proteins encoded by IS66 family insertion elements, is considered an accessory protein, since TnpC, encoded by a neighboring gene, is a DDE family transposase.), translating into MFSLGSSHQYYLYRGDCDMRKGFDGLCGLVDSELGRVATSGEVFIFLNRRRTHLKMLHWEPGGFVLYYKRLESGTFPSPKKQATGSISWSELVLMIEGIQVLKSSRRKRFILQQ; encoded by the coding sequence ATGTTTAGTCTGGGTTCATCCCACCAATATTATCTGTACCGAGGCGATTGCGATATGCGTAAAGGTTTTGATGGACTCTGTGGCCTGGTGGATTCCGAGTTAGGTAGAGTGGCCACCAGTGGCGAAGTTTTTATCTTTCTTAACCGAAGACGGACCCATCTTAAAATGCTGCATTGGGAGCCGGGAGGCTTTGTACTTTATTATAAAAGACTGGAAAGTGGCACCTTTCCCTCCCCTAAAAAACAGGCAACCGGAAGTATTTCTTGGAGCGAACTGGTGCTGATGATCGAAGGAATCCAGGTACTGAAAAGCAGTCGTAGAAAGCGTTTTATTTTACAGCAATAA
- a CDS encoding transposase codes for MQNAPLETLDKDQLLALLKERDQQISGLTQQNAYLESQVEMYKRMQFGQKRERFEGDPAQIALPFEAPSEQAAAQEEILHEKISYIVSGLSTTYLLIGEPC; via the coding sequence ATGCAAAATGCCCCGCTGGAAACGCTGGATAAAGACCAATTGCTCGCTCTTTTAAAAGAACGGGATCAGCAGATATCGGGTTTAACCCAGCAGAACGCATACCTGGAATCTCAGGTAGAGATGTACAAACGGATGCAGTTCGGTCAAAAGCGTGAACGCTTTGAAGGAGATCCGGCCCAGATTGCGCTTCCCTTTGAAGCTCCTAGCGAACAGGCTGCTGCACAAGAAGAAATTCTGCATGAAAAAATCAGCTACATCGTATCCGGCCTATCAACTACGTATTTGTTAATTGGTGAACCTTGTTAA
- a CDS encoding IS66 family transposase: MQNAPLETLDKDQLLALLKERDQQISGLTQQNAYLESQVEMYKRMQFGQKRERFEGDPAQIALPFEAPSEQAAAQEEILHEKISYIRKRPNHKGRAALPSHLPVEEIEIYPAGDLSEMVCIGKEVTEELDYEPARFLIKRYIRYKYAPKNGEGVRIGQLPERVIDKGIPSAGLLASILTDKYQDHLPLYRQKQRFARENIQIASSTLEGWTKEALIKLEPLYEQLVFDMKSKGYWQVDESPIKVLETDKKGACHQGYYWVYHSPLDDVVLFDYQPTRGSAGAKTMLESFKGYLQTDGYAVYEKHGKRKDVIHLACWAHARREFERALDNDKTRAQKALSMIQQLYAVERKARQLMLDAVEIKELRLTESLPVINELGKWIFEQIKSTLPKSQIGKAMQYSYGRWDALSAYLYDGNLLIDNNQIENSIRPLALGRKNYLFAGSHEAAQRAAMIYSFFAICKKHNVNPYNWLKNTLLNISTINHKNITDLYPQHFNKVHQLTNT; encoded by the coding sequence ATGCAAAATGCCCCGCTGGAAACGCTGGATAAAGACCAATTGCTCGCTCTTTTAAAAGAACGGGATCAGCAGATATCGGGTTTAACCCAGCAGAACGCATACCTGGAATCTCAGGTAGAGATGTACAAACGGATGCAGTTCGGTCAAAAGCGTGAACGCTTTGAAGGAGATCCGGCCCAGATTGCGCTTCCCTTTGAAGCTCCTAGCGAACAGGCTGCTGCACAAGAAGAAATTCTGCATGAAAAAATCAGCTACATCCGTAAAAGGCCAAACCATAAGGGCCGTGCAGCACTGCCTTCTCATTTACCCGTCGAAGAGATCGAGATTTATCCTGCCGGTGATCTTTCTGAAATGGTATGTATCGGCAAGGAAGTTACTGAAGAGCTGGATTACGAACCCGCACGCTTTTTGATCAAAAGATATATACGCTATAAATATGCACCCAAAAATGGTGAAGGGGTCAGAATCGGTCAACTTCCCGAGCGGGTCATCGACAAAGGAATACCATCTGCGGGACTGCTGGCTAGCATTTTAACCGATAAATACCAAGACCACCTTCCACTTTACCGGCAGAAGCAGCGTTTTGCCAGGGAAAATATCCAGATCGCATCTTCAACACTTGAAGGATGGACCAAAGAAGCGCTGATCAAGCTGGAACCGCTTTATGAGCAACTGGTCTTTGATATGAAATCGAAGGGCTATTGGCAGGTGGATGAAAGTCCGATTAAAGTACTGGAAACTGACAAGAAAGGCGCTTGCCATCAGGGATACTATTGGGTCTACCACAGCCCTTTGGATGATGTCGTTCTCTTTGATTACCAACCGACAAGAGGCTCAGCAGGAGCGAAGACGATGTTGGAAAGCTTTAAGGGCTATCTACAGACGGACGGCTACGCAGTTTATGAAAAGCATGGGAAGCGGAAAGATGTTATCCATCTTGCTTGCTGGGCGCATGCGCGTCGGGAATTTGAACGGGCCCTGGACAACGACAAAACCAGGGCGCAAAAAGCACTATCGATGATCCAGCAACTGTACGCTGTGGAGCGGAAAGCCCGCCAACTGATGCTGGATGCTGTTGAAATCAAAGAGCTGCGGCTAACAGAATCCCTTCCAGTTATCAACGAGCTGGGCAAATGGATCTTCGAACAAATTAAAAGTACGCTCCCAAAAAGCCAGATCGGAAAGGCGATGCAGTACAGTTACGGCCGTTGGGATGCACTCAGTGCCTACTTATACGACGGAAATCTGTTGATCGATAATAATCAAATTGAAAATTCTATACGCCCGTTGGCCCTGGGCCGGAAAAACTATTTATTCGCTGGCTCACACGAAGCAGCACAGCGGGCTGCTATGATCTACTCCTTCTTTGCTATCTGCAAAAAACACAACGTCAATCCCTACAATTGGCTAAAAAACACTCTACTAAACATCTCCACAATCAATCATAAAAACATCACTGACCTGTATCCGCAACACTTTAACAAGGTTCACCAATTAACAAATACGTAG
- a CDS encoding HlyD family efflux transporter periplasmic adaptor subunit, which produces MNGIVYPKDFTSSEEQSRQLEEHHIERLPEHSVKMQAVLGRPPHWLILWGNTMFILLILLLFTAMWWIRYPDVITAPFLLSSANAPRRVVVRTEGRLEKLSVADGELVKRGQIIGYSESTGNPKQILRLEEQIDDVYRLIMTGDWEKLNVLVLSTFDTLGEIQLDFQTFHQELLKLQAVLADGYYTQKRHLLIEDQNDLTQMDELINEQLTIQNQDLELAADEFRIQSKLHDNKVISSVDFMKERAKLLAREMPVKSLKSAKIQNQSARKLKQKELLELDATVRSQKLSFHQSIQTLKSSIQTWKNKYLIFVPVDGKISFSEPWQERQFLNAGQELMTVEPLHGKYLGLVKLPQPNLGKLREGQTVLIKLDGYPFREYGILEGSLAKLSITPGSDSAFWGYVTLPNKLVTKHGHQLPFRNGMKGSAEIITSDRNLLQRLFATFRPGNF; this is translated from the coding sequence GTGAATGGTATCGTTTATCCAAAAGATTTTACATCATCGGAAGAGCAAAGTAGGCAGCTTGAGGAACATCATATTGAGAGGTTGCCCGAACATTCGGTAAAGATGCAAGCTGTCCTGGGACGCCCCCCGCATTGGCTTATTCTTTGGGGCAATACGATGTTTATCTTATTAATATTATTACTATTCACCGCCATGTGGTGGATCCGTTATCCTGATGTAATTACCGCACCTTTTCTACTCTCTTCAGCCAATGCTCCCAGACGGGTCGTTGTTAGAACAGAAGGAAGGCTAGAAAAATTATCGGTAGCGGATGGAGAGTTAGTAAAACGGGGGCAGATTATTGGATACTCGGAAAGTACTGGAAATCCCAAACAAATTCTAAGACTAGAGGAGCAGATCGACGACGTTTATCGACTCATTATGACAGGTGATTGGGAAAAGCTAAATGTTTTGGTTTTGAGTACTTTTGACACCTTGGGCGAAATTCAGTTAGACTTTCAAACTTTTCATCAAGAGCTTTTAAAATTACAGGCGGTTTTAGCTGATGGCTACTACACGCAAAAACGGCATTTGTTAATTGAGGACCAAAATGACCTAACTCAGATGGACGAGCTGATTAATGAGCAATTAACAATACAAAATCAAGATCTGGAGCTCGCGGCAGATGAATTTAGGATACAATCTAAGTTACATGATAATAAAGTCATTTCTAGTGTAGATTTTATGAAGGAAAGAGCAAAATTATTAGCTCGGGAGATGCCGGTCAAAAGCTTAAAGTCAGCAAAGATACAAAACCAGTCAGCCCGAAAACTCAAACAAAAAGAGCTTCTCGAACTCGATGCTACGGTCAGAAGCCAGAAGCTAAGCTTTCATCAATCGATTCAGACATTGAAAAGTTCTATTCAAACTTGGAAAAATAAATATTTAATATTTGTACCAGTCGATGGGAAAATATCATTTTCAGAGCCATGGCAGGAGCGTCAATTTCTAAATGCAGGTCAAGAATTGATGACGGTAGAACCTTTACATGGTAAGTACCTCGGATTAGTCAAGTTGCCTCAGCCAAACCTAGGTAAATTGCGCGAGGGGCAAACGGTCTTAATAAAACTTGACGGCTATCCATTTCGAGAATATGGTATTCTTGAGGGATCCCTCGCAAAACTTTCCATCACTCCTGGTAGCGACAGCGCTTTTTGGGGCTACGTCACACTACCCAACAAGCTTGTGACCAAGCATGGCCATCAATTACCTTTCAGGAATGGAATGAAGGGCAGTGCAGAAATTATTACTTCCGATAGAAATTTATTGCAAAGGCTCTTTGCCACTTTCCGGCCCGGCAACTTTTAA
- a CDS encoding peptidase domain-containing ABC transporter has translation MKSFPFFKQLDQMDCGPTCLRMIAQHYGKHYTAQTLRERAQISREGVSMLGISEAAESIGLHSLGVRIPIKVLIEQVPLPCVLHWGQNHFVVLHKVSKKLPRSGSSWPNLMRRHRNDESPRSGRPSGEGSNLNDEKIIFHVADPAQGLMKYTFQEFEKRWLGENELGKEGLAMVVEPTQAFFADEGEKANGLQLSQLVSYLWKYKKLLVQLGLGMLVGSALMVLMPILAQSVVDVGINGQNLPFIYLVLVAQMTLVCGTASVDFLRSWILLHISTRINLAILSEFLAKLMNLPISFFEVKQFGDIMQRIGDHHRIEAFLTGQTLNILFSFVNLLVFGVLLAFYHVSIFSVAIISAVIYSLWIAAFLGKRRTIDSQRFDVQSKNQSQIIQLIQGMQDIKLSGAEISKRWDWENVQTTVFKWNVRSLSLSQIQQAGALFINQGKNVLVTFLAAKAVLDGQLTIGGMMSIQYILGQFNSPIEQLIGFIQALQDARMSLERLNEVHSLPDEENASLPGRTVWEIAQDINFENITFAYPGAGNEPVLKDITLKIPYGKTTAIVGTSGSGKTTLLKLLLRFYQPNEGAIVLSNQGKFTSSSEREVLSNHVGFDRMALDLKNISHRAWRRQCGVVMQDGFIFSDTIAKNIAVADEVVDMTKLRQAAMLANIHEFIESQPQGYFTIIGAAGKGLSQGQRQRILIARSVYKDPSLLLFDEATNSLDANNEAMIVRKLEEFFKGRTVVVVAHRLSTVKHADQIIVLEGGQVVETGTHSELVARQGKYFELVSNQLELAV, from the coding sequence ATGAAATCTTTCCCTTTTTTTAAACAGCTTGATCAGATGGATTGTGGCCCAACATGCCTCCGGATGATTGCACAGCATTATGGAAAGCATTACACAGCACAAACACTTCGGGAAAGGGCACAAATTAGTCGAGAAGGCGTCTCAATGTTGGGCATTTCAGAGGCCGCCGAATCGATCGGGCTTCATTCCTTAGGCGTTCGCATTCCGATAAAAGTCCTAATTGAGCAGGTTCCCTTGCCTTGTGTGTTGCATTGGGGGCAGAATCACTTTGTTGTCCTACACAAGGTGTCTAAAAAGTTACCGAGATCAGGTAGTTCATGGCCCAATCTAATGAGGCGTCATCGAAATGACGAGAGTCCAAGATCAGGCAGACCAAGCGGCGAAGGGTCAAATTTGAATGACGAAAAAATTATCTTCCACGTCGCCGATCCAGCCCAAGGATTGATGAAGTATACGTTTCAAGAGTTCGAGAAGCGCTGGTTGGGCGAAAATGAGCTAGGAAAAGAGGGACTGGCTATGGTCGTGGAACCCACACAAGCTTTTTTTGCCGACGAGGGAGAAAAAGCTAATGGCCTCCAGCTTAGTCAACTTGTCTCATACCTCTGGAAGTACAAAAAGCTACTGGTTCAGCTTGGACTGGGCATGTTGGTTGGAAGTGCATTGATGGTGTTGATGCCTATCCTAGCTCAATCCGTTGTAGATGTTGGTATAAATGGACAAAATCTTCCATTTATTTATTTGGTCCTAGTTGCACAGATGACGCTAGTTTGCGGAACTGCGTCCGTTGATTTTCTCCGAAGTTGGATTTTGTTGCATATTAGCACTCGAATCAACCTTGCTATTTTATCTGAATTTCTTGCGAAGCTGATGAACCTGCCGATTTCATTTTTTGAAGTGAAGCAGTTTGGTGATATCATGCAAAGAATTGGCGACCATCACAGAATCGAAGCTTTCTTAACGGGACAAACTCTCAATATTCTTTTTTCATTTGTTAACCTGCTGGTATTTGGGGTCCTTCTTGCCTTTTATCACGTATCAATTTTTTCCGTGGCCATTATCTCGGCTGTTATTTACTCTCTTTGGATTGCTGCTTTTTTAGGTAAACGGAGGACAATTGATTCACAACGTTTCGATGTACAATCGAAGAATCAGAGCCAGATAATTCAACTGATTCAGGGAATGCAAGACATTAAGTTGTCGGGAGCGGAGATTTCTAAACGGTGGGACTGGGAGAACGTGCAAACTACCGTGTTCAAATGGAACGTCAGGTCACTATCTCTTTCCCAAATTCAGCAGGCCGGCGCTTTGTTTATCAATCAGGGTAAGAACGTGCTAGTCACATTTCTTGCGGCAAAGGCTGTTCTAGATGGTCAGCTAACGATTGGTGGGATGATGTCCATTCAGTACATCCTAGGCCAATTCAATTCACCGATTGAACAGTTGATTGGATTTATCCAAGCTTTGCAAGATGCACGCATGAGTTTAGAACGGCTTAATGAGGTGCATTCGCTCCCTGACGAAGAGAACGCAAGCCTGCCTGGTCGAACGGTTTGGGAGATTGCACAGGATATCAATTTTGAAAATATCACTTTTGCCTACCCAGGTGCTGGCAATGAGCCAGTGTTAAAAGATATTACTTTAAAAATCCCTTATGGCAAAACAACTGCGATTGTAGGGACAAGTGGAAGCGGTAAGACCACCCTGCTAAAGCTTTTGCTCCGATTTTATCAACCGAATGAGGGCGCGATCGTCTTATCAAATCAGGGTAAATTTACTAGTTCGAGTGAAAGAGAAGTTCTAAGCAATCATGTTGGGTTTGATAGGATGGCCCTCGACCTTAAAAATATTTCGCATAGAGCGTGGCGTCGACAGTGCGGCGTAGTAATGCAAGATGGATTTATTTTTTCTGATACGATTGCTAAAAATATTGCTGTAGCCGACGAAGTCGTTGATATGACAAAGTTGCGCCAAGCTGCGATGCTTGCCAATATCCATGAATTTATTGAGTCGCAACCACAAGGATATTTTACAATTATTGGTGCAGCAGGCAAAGGGCTGAGTCAAGGACAACGACAGAGAATTTTGATTGCGCGGTCGGTTTATAAAGATCCAAGCTTATTGTTGTTTGACGAGGCCACCAATTCGCTCGATGCCAACAATGAGGCGATGATTGTAAGGAAATTGGAGGAGTTTTTTAAGGGAAGGACAGTTGTTGTGGTCGCTCATCGTTTAAGTACGGTAAAGCATGCAGACCAGATTATTGTACTTGAAGGAGGCCAGGTTGTTGAAACCGGCACCCATTCTGAGCTAGTTGCAAGACAGGGTAAGTATTTTGAATTAGTAAGTAACCAATTAGAGTTAGCTGTATAG